GCGTGCTCCCTTCCCCCAGAGCCAACTACCAGTATTTTCATCATTAATTCTCCTTCATCAACAACACTTGTCAATCCTTTCTTTTGCGAAAAAACATCGTACCCGCATGACAATATGATTGTCAATATCGATGCCTTGCGATCTCTCTTTTCCTTACATTCATACTATTTATTCTTGACACTCTGGAAGCTCACTACTATTGTACGCAAAAAAATGAGGCTTCATTCATTATTGTTCATTTGTTAACAATTTCTTGTTCGCTGATCAACTGTTGATGATGAAAGCTGATAATATCCAGGATAATGGTGTAACGAGCCGGTATACACCCTCCCAGGTAACTGATTTAGATTTGGAACGAAAAATTCTATTGAGCCATGCGAGTATCCGACAAACACAACAAAATTATCCAGGCCGCAATAAAGGTTTTTGCCCGTAAGGGATTTTACAGCGCCAGAATATCAGACATCGCTCAGGAGGCCAAAGTCGCCGACGGGACGATCTATCTTTATTTCAACAACAAATATGACATTCTGATCTCGGTTTTTGAAGAAGAGATCGGCAAGATAATCCTCGAAGTCAAAAACCTCACTGATCAGGAGGAAGACCCGAAAGAAAAGCTCAAAATTTTTGCCATGCAGCATATGCGAATGGTGAGAGAGCGAAAGGATCTTGCCGAGGTTCTACAAATGGAATTACGGCAGAGCAACAAGTTCATGCGTGAGTACCGCAACACCAAGTTCATTGAATACGTTGATATCGTCTCAAGGATTATCCACAAGGGCCAGGAAGCAGGGATATTCAGAAATGATGTGATGCCGGGAGTCGCCAAAAGAGCCTTGTTCGGAGCTTTGGATGAAACAGCGCGACTCTGGATATTGTCACCGAACAATCAGTACACCATCGAAGAGGCCGCTGAGCAGATCAGCAAGATCTTTCTCAGCGGTATCGAAGCAAAATCGCAATCCTGAACCATGTCAGGCAGAACGAACCGTTCTGCCTGAATTCATCCACCATTTTTACCGGAAAACCGCCGGGAATCCGCAATCTCTTTTCCCAGGCGGAATCAGGACTCCTGGGACGGGGTTATTTCGATAATTTCAAATTGCCTGATTCCCCCCGGTGTGCGGACCTGCACATCATCACCGACACTTTTACCAAGCATGGAGCTACCGAGAGGCGACTGGACTGAAATGCGGCCTTTTCTAAGATCCGATTCTTCAGGCCCTAAAATCCTGTAGACCAATTCTTCATCGGTATCAAGATCGTTAACAGTCACCACTGTACCGAACACAACTTTTTCGCAATTCACCTTGGTACAGTCAATCACTTCGGCCCGGCTCAACTTATCTTTCAGCTCCATGATTCGTCCCTCAATGAAGCTCTGCCGCTCTTTAGCCGCATGATATTCGGCATTTTCCTTCAGGTCGCCATGTTCTCTGGCCCGCTCAATATCCTTGATGTTTTCCATACGATCTGTTTTCAGGAGTTTCTCAAGTTCTATCTTCAGGGTTTCATACCCGCTTTTTGACATGGGCAAACGTATTACCATTTTGTAAACCTCCCAAAAAAAACTACGGCGGGAAATTCCCACCGCTCAAAGTTAACTATCACTTGCTGATTAGTATGACAACCGAATCTATAGGTTGATATTACGGATCAAGACCGATCTTTGGGGTTTGATCTTTGACAACAGGCTGCACGGGCCCGCACTCACTTCCCTTTCAGGAAAAACCACCTTTCATCCTGGGAAGGATATAACCGATCAGAAAAAACCAGAACAGAATAAAACAGATAATCTCAACCACTTCCACCCAACCCGTCATGCCCACCCTCTCCCGGAAAGATCAGATTCAACTGCAACAATACCTATTTCCTTGCCATTATGCAAGAACTCAACTCCCCGAGACCAGCGTGCCAAAGGCTTTTTCCCAGTTCCATTGGGCGAAGTATCTTACCGCAATCGAATTTGTTTTTCTGCTTTTTTCCGTGGCATTGTCTATCAGGGAGGCGGCAGACATCAATTGCTCAGCAAGCCCCGGTTGCTCGGTTGAAGAGAAGGTTACGACCTGCCACAAAGACCTCTTCTTTTTCGTAACGGTCATTTCAAGTCCGGCCTGGGCGAGCTCCCTGGCGAGAATATCGTCAGTTCTTTCGGGAAACAGCCTGGCCCTGCTTTGCTCGACGCCAGCCCTGTTCCCTGTTGCAAGAACCGCGCGCGCTTTGAGGAATTCCATATCCATCCGCCCGGGATAGCGCTCCAGAATCTCATCACATTTTTCGATCGAAAGAGCGTTTTCCCGGGTAAGGAAATAGCCTTTTGCAACGAGCACGGAAAGAGAAACGTTTTCCGGGTATTTTTCCATAAGTTTCCGCAACAGGTCTATCGTCTTGTCCGCGCGCCCGGACGCCTGCATGGCCAAAGCCATGAGATATCCTGCCCGGGAAGACTGCGGGGCCTCAAGCATGGCCTTTTCAGCGGCAATGGCCTGGTATCCGGGAAGATCGTACTTTTTCAAGAGCTGAGCAAGTTCCAGAAGTTCCAACACCCCTCCTGAAGAACTGATCAGCAGGTCAAAAATACTCCCGGCGGCTTCCCGTTCTTCAGCTATATGATAGATCCGGAGCAGCAG
The Pseudomonadota bacterium DNA segment above includes these coding regions:
- a CDS encoding TetR family transcriptional regulator; its protein translation is MRVSDKHNKIIQAAIKVFARKGFYSARISDIAQEAKVADGTIYLYFNNKYDILISVFEEEIGKIILEVKNLTDQEEDPKEKLKIFAMQHMRMVRERKDLAEVLQMELRQSNKFMREYRNTKFIEYVDIVSRIIHKGQEAGIFRNDVMPGVAKRALFGALDETARLWILSPNNQYTIEEAAEQISKIFLSGIEAKSQS
- the greA gene encoding transcription elongation factor GreA, giving the protein MVIRLPMSKSGYETLKIELEKLLKTDRMENIKDIERAREHGDLKENAEYHAAKERQSFIEGRIMELKDKLSRAEVIDCTKVNCEKVVFGTVVTVNDLDTDEELVYRILGPEESDLRKGRISVQSPLGSSMLGKSVGDDVQVRTPGGIRQFEIIEITPSQES